One part of the Streptomyces sp. NBC_00286 genome encodes these proteins:
- a CDS encoding SRPBCC family protein, whose product MSRTDRASRVIAAPPATVYAALLDRKSLEAWLPPEGMRGRVERWDPRPGGGFRMVLTYLDASDSPGKSSDATDVVDVGFADLVPPERVVQRAVFEADDPAYAGTMTMTWHLAAAGDGTEVTVTATDVPPGIDQADHEAGIASSLANLASYVEAAG is encoded by the coding sequence ATGAGCCGAACCGACCGTGCCAGCCGGGTGATCGCGGCACCACCGGCGACCGTCTACGCCGCCCTCCTCGACCGGAAGTCGCTCGAGGCCTGGCTGCCGCCGGAGGGCATGCGGGGGCGGGTCGAGCGGTGGGATCCCCGGCCCGGTGGCGGGTTCCGGATGGTCCTGACCTACCTCGACGCCTCCGACAGTCCCGGCAAGTCGTCGGACGCGACGGATGTCGTCGACGTCGGGTTCGCGGACCTGGTGCCGCCGGAGCGCGTGGTGCAGCGGGCGGTGTTCGAGGCCGACGATCCGGCGTACGCGGGCACCATGACGATGACCTGGCATCTCGCGGCCGCCGGTGATGGTACGGAGGTGACCGTCACCGCCACGGACGTGCCACCCGGCATCGACCAGGCGGACCACGAGGCCGGCATCGCCTCCTCGCTGGCCAACCTGGCGTCGTACGTCGAAGCGGCTGGCTGA
- a CDS encoding carbohydrate ABC transporter permease encodes MTLAPHKHLADHGRPPDAEEIRGVRIRRARTTPPWWFALPALLLFAFVVLVPSARGVHYAFTDWDGLDPSFSFVGLDNFSAMLDDPDAKVAIWHTLLIAVAITVIQNGVGLLLALGVNSAIKSRNLLRVFLFAPAVITPIVTAYLWRNLLGPDGAVNSLLGAIGLDGLGQDWLGSPRLALWSVIGVIVWQYAGYSMVIFLAGLQSVPKEIHEAASIDGAGPVRRFWSVTRPLLAPAFTINLMLSIIGGLKLFDQVYALTGGGPGHATDTISTLIYKDAFTLGEFGYSIALAVVLTIIVAVASTGQYLALARNERAAS; translated from the coding sequence GTGACCCTGGCCCCGCACAAGCACCTCGCGGATCACGGGCGGCCCCCGGACGCGGAAGAGATCCGCGGAGTCCGAATCCGGCGGGCGCGCACCACCCCGCCCTGGTGGTTCGCGCTGCCCGCCCTGCTGCTGTTCGCCTTCGTCGTCCTGGTGCCGAGCGCGCGCGGTGTGCACTACGCCTTCACCGACTGGGACGGCCTGGATCCCAGCTTCTCCTTCGTGGGCCTGGACAACTTCTCCGCCATGCTCGACGACCCCGACGCGAAGGTGGCCATCTGGCACACGCTGCTGATCGCCGTGGCGATCACCGTCATCCAGAACGGGGTGGGCCTGCTGCTGGCCCTCGGGGTCAACTCGGCCATCAAGTCCCGGAACCTGCTCAGGGTCTTCCTGTTCGCCCCGGCCGTGATCACCCCGATCGTGACCGCGTACCTCTGGCGCAACCTGCTCGGCCCCGACGGCGCGGTCAACAGCCTGCTCGGCGCGATCGGCCTTGACGGCCTGGGGCAGGACTGGCTGGGCAGTCCCCGGCTCGCCCTGTGGTCGGTGATCGGCGTGATCGTCTGGCAGTACGCCGGCTACTCGATGGTCATCTTCCTTGCCGGGCTGCAGTCGGTACCGAAGGAGATCCATGAGGCGGCGTCCATCGACGGGGCAGGTCCGGTACGGCGCTTCTGGTCGGTCACCCGGCCCCTGCTCGCCCCCGCCTTCACCATCAACCTGATGCTGTCGATCATCGGCGGGCTCAAACTCTTCGACCAGGTCTACGCGTTGACCGGCGGCGGCCCCGGCCACGCCACCGACACCATCTCCACACTCATCTACAAGGACGCCTTCACCCTCGGCGAGTTCGGCTACAGCATCGCGCTCGCGGTGGTCCTCACGATCATCGTCGCGGTCGCCTCCACGGGCCAGTACCTCGCGCTGGCCCGCAACGAGAGGGCCGCCTCATGA
- a CDS encoding glycoside hydrolase family 65 protein — MTGWSWEYEGYEPADERLRESLCTLGNGYFATRGALPECAADEVHYPGTYVAGCYNRLTSEVAGRQVENEDMVNVPNWLPLRFRLPGGPWLTPDTAAVLDHRQILHLSAGLLERLTRYDLGEGRELRVRQQRLVHMADPHLAALRTEFTAEGFSGTLEVEAALDGGVTNSGVPRYRDLDGRHLIHVHTGTAAPDTAWLRCRTGTSDIRIGMASRVTAEAPVTIRHEPPYALQQLTLDLTSGRTATVDKTVALHTSRDPAISDPLHTAVDRVEHAPGFDALLESHLTAWDQLWRRAELDVPGEAGRILRLHLFHVLQTLSPHTADLDVGVPARGLHGEAYRGHVFWDELFVLPYLNLHLPEVSRALLGYRHRRLEQARTNARRAGRRGAMYPWQSGSDGREETQQLHLNPRSGRWLPDHSRLQHHVGSAIAYNVWQYCEATGDMEFRDTKGAEMLLQISRFWADAAVYDETLGRHRIRGVVGPDEYHEAYPGARVPGLDDNAYTNVTAAWVLARTLELLETLPEPRRRELVERTGLEGGELELWEDVSRTLHVPFHDDVISQFDGYGELAELDWDAYRGQYGDIRRLDRILEAEGDSVNRYQASKQADVLMLGYLFAPAELQGLFRRLGIPLDEDTWHRTVDYYLHRTSHGSTLSGLVHGWVLARARRAEAWKFCQEALQGDIADIQGGTTGEGIHLGAMAGTLDFVQRGLTGLETRGGALWLDPVPLPELSHYGFALRYQGNWGVRLRLEPELLQIEVPSSDASPIEIRLPDRTVCLQPGETGRLVLPE, encoded by the coding sequence GTGACGGGCTGGAGCTGGGAGTACGAGGGCTACGAGCCCGCCGACGAACGCCTGCGGGAGTCGCTGTGCACCCTGGGCAACGGCTACTTCGCCACCCGTGGCGCGCTGCCGGAGTGCGCCGCCGACGAGGTGCACTACCCGGGCACCTATGTGGCCGGCTGCTACAACCGGCTCACCTCCGAGGTCGCGGGCCGCCAGGTGGAGAACGAGGACATGGTCAACGTCCCGAACTGGCTGCCCCTGCGCTTCCGCCTCCCCGGCGGGCCCTGGCTCACCCCCGACACCGCGGCTGTGCTCGACCACCGCCAGATCCTGCACCTGTCGGCCGGGCTGCTGGAGCGCCTGACACGGTACGACCTCGGTGAGGGACGCGAATTGAGGGTGCGTCAGCAGCGGCTGGTGCACATGGCCGACCCGCATCTGGCCGCGCTGCGCACCGAGTTCACGGCCGAGGGCTTCTCCGGGACGCTCGAGGTGGAGGCAGCCCTCGACGGCGGTGTCACCAACTCCGGCGTGCCGCGCTACCGGGACCTGGACGGCCGCCACCTGATCCACGTGCACACCGGCACCGCCGCCCCGGACACCGCGTGGCTGCGCTGCCGCACCGGTACCTCGGACATCCGTATCGGCATGGCGTCCCGCGTCACCGCCGAGGCACCCGTCACCATCCGCCACGAACCCCCGTACGCCCTCCAGCAGTTGACCCTCGATCTGACGTCGGGCCGCACCGCGACCGTGGACAAGACCGTCGCCCTGCACACCTCCCGCGACCCCGCGATCAGCGACCCGCTCCACACCGCCGTCGACCGGGTGGAACACGCCCCCGGCTTCGACGCGCTGCTGGAGTCGCACCTGACCGCCTGGGACCAGCTGTGGCGCCGCGCCGAGCTCGACGTTCCCGGGGAGGCGGGCCGCATCCTGCGGCTGCACCTCTTCCACGTCCTGCAGACCCTCTCGCCGCACACCGCCGACCTCGACGTCGGCGTACCCGCACGGGGACTGCACGGCGAGGCCTACCGCGGGCACGTCTTCTGGGACGAACTGTTCGTCCTGCCCTACCTCAACCTGCACCTGCCCGAGGTCTCCCGCGCCCTGCTCGGCTACCGCCACCGCCGCCTCGAACAGGCCCGGACCAACGCCCGGAGGGCGGGCCGCAGGGGCGCCATGTATCCCTGGCAGAGCGGCAGCGACGGACGCGAGGAGACCCAGCAGCTCCACCTCAACCCGCGCTCCGGGCGCTGGCTGCCCGACCACTCCCGCCTCCAGCACCACGTCGGCTCGGCGATCGCCTACAACGTGTGGCAGTACTGCGAGGCCACCGGCGACATGGAGTTCCGCGACACCAAGGGCGCCGAGATGCTGCTGCAGATCTCCCGCTTCTGGGCGGACGCCGCCGTCTACGACGAGACCTTGGGACGGCACCGCATCAGGGGCGTGGTCGGCCCCGACGAGTACCACGAGGCCTACCCCGGCGCGCGCGTGCCGGGCCTCGACGACAACGCCTACACCAACGTCACCGCCGCCTGGGTGCTCGCCCGCACCCTGGAGCTGCTGGAGACCCTCCCGGAGCCGCGGCGCCGCGAACTCGTCGAGCGTACGGGTCTGGAAGGGGGCGAACTCGAACTGTGGGAGGACGTCTCCCGTACCCTCCACGTGCCCTTCCACGACGACGTCATCAGCCAGTTCGACGGCTACGGCGAGCTGGCCGAGCTCGACTGGGACGCATACCGCGGGCAATACGGCGACATCCGGCGCCTGGACCGGATCCTGGAGGCCGAGGGCGACAGCGTCAACCGCTACCAGGCCTCCAAACAGGCCGACGTCCTGATGCTCGGCTACCTCTTCGCACCGGCCGAACTGCAGGGCCTGTTCCGCCGGTTGGGCATACCACTCGATGAGGACACCTGGCACCGTACCGTCGACTACTACCTGCACCGCACCAGTCACGGCTCCACCCTCAGCGGCCTCGTCCACGGCTGGGTACTGGCGAGGGCCCGGCGGGCCGAGGCGTGGAAGTTCTGCCAGGAGGCCCTCCAGGGCGACATCGCCGACATCCAGGGCGGCACCACCGGCGAAGGCATCCACCTGGGCGCCATGGCCGGCACCCTGGACTTCGTCCAGCGCGGACTGACCGGCCTGGAAACCCGGGGCGGCGCACTGTGGCTCGACCCGGTCCCGCTGCCCGAACTGTCCCACTACGGCTTCGCCCTGCGCTATCAGGGCAACTGGGGCGTACGGCTGCGCCTGGAGCCGGAGCTGCTGCAGATCGAGGTGCCGTCCTCCGACGCCTCACCGATCGAGATACGGCTGCCGGACCGCACGGTGTGCCTGCAGCCGGGGGAGACCGGTCGACTGGTGCTCCCGGAGTGA
- a CDS encoding zinc-binding dehydrogenase produces the protein MKALVFHGPGQSAWEDVPDPAAEDATDAIVRVDAVTICGTDLHILKGEVPEVRPGTVLGHEAVGEVVEVGADVRTVRPGVRVLVSCITACGRCGFCKEGGYGQCRGGGGWILGHVINGTQAEFVRVPHADLSVHPLPGALDAKDAVLLADIFPTAYEVGVLNGRVRPGDTVAVVGAGPVGLAAIATAQLYTPQRIIAVDTAPARLEAARQLGADAVAAAAGDEAEQLVADLTEGLGADVVIEAVGVPESFEMCTRMVRPGGHVANVGVHGKPATLHLENLWIKNVTITTGLVDTSSTPTLLRMMAAGHLPASSLATHTFPLNQMEEAYDVFSRASVTGALKVVLGGQPHDTVVVKAAGPGQ, from the coding sequence ATGAAGGCACTTGTCTTTCACGGCCCCGGCCAGTCGGCATGGGAGGACGTCCCGGACCCCGCCGCCGAGGACGCCACCGACGCCATCGTCCGCGTCGACGCCGTCACCATCTGCGGGACGGACCTGCACATCCTCAAGGGCGAGGTACCGGAAGTGCGTCCCGGTACAGTCCTCGGCCATGAAGCCGTCGGTGAGGTCGTCGAGGTCGGCGCCGATGTGCGTACGGTTCGCCCGGGCGTCCGGGTGCTGGTCTCGTGCATCACGGCGTGCGGCCGCTGCGGCTTCTGCAAGGAGGGCGGTTACGGGCAGTGCCGCGGGGGAGGGGGCTGGATCCTGGGCCACGTGATCAACGGAACGCAGGCCGAGTTCGTCCGCGTACCGCACGCCGATCTCTCCGTGCATCCGCTGCCCGGCGCGCTGGACGCCAAGGACGCCGTACTGCTGGCCGACATCTTCCCGACGGCGTACGAGGTGGGCGTGCTCAACGGGCGCGTACGGCCCGGAGACACGGTCGCCGTGGTCGGGGCGGGACCGGTCGGCCTCGCCGCGATCGCCACAGCCCAGCTCTACACCCCGCAGCGGATCATCGCCGTGGACACCGCCCCGGCCCGGTTGGAGGCGGCCAGACAACTCGGCGCGGACGCCGTGGCCGCCGCCGCGGGCGACGAAGCCGAACAGCTGGTCGCCGACCTCACCGAGGGACTCGGCGCCGATGTGGTGATCGAGGCGGTAGGGGTGCCGGAGAGCTTCGAGATGTGCACGCGCATGGTGCGCCCCGGCGGGCATGTGGCCAACGTCGGCGTGCACGGTAAACCCGCCACTCTGCACCTCGAGAACCTGTGGATCAAGAACGTCACCATCACGACCGGCCTGGTCGACACGTCATCCACACCCACCCTGCTCCGCATGATGGCCGCAGGCCACCTGCCCGCCTCGTCCCTGGCCACGCACACCTTCCCCCTGAACCAGATGGAGGAGGCGTACGACGTCTTCTCCCGCGCCTCCGTCACCGGCGCCCTCAAAGTCGTACTGGGCGGGCAGCCGCACGACACGGTGGTCGTCAAGGCGGCCGGTCCGGGGCAGTGA
- a CDS encoding LacI family DNA-binding transcriptional regulator, with product MEPSAPRRRVTIVDVARHARVSTTAVSKVLRNAYGASPEMQAKVRRAIDELGYRPHAGARGLRGKTYTIGVMLPDIRNPFFPEVLDGITHTLQDTEYQVLLGPGDCGEKGEARVTEALIDRGMDGLILVAPLASRKRLDEVASAVPTVIVGRHGSSPAYDTVADDDVEGASLVVGHLAALGHRRIAHIEHLETDPTRLAEMPNARRADGYRQAMRAHGLEECIDVVSTSYTQEGGYRGAKELLERQRPQRPTAVFAGADVVAMGALEAITEAGLSVPDDISVAGYDNTTFAAFGPVSLTSVDQAGHEIGRTAARLLLERIADRHRPSVQVRLSPTLVPRRTTARAPE from the coding sequence ATGGAGCCCTCGGCGCCACGCCGCCGCGTCACCATCGTCGATGTCGCGCGGCATGCGCGGGTGTCCACGACCGCCGTGTCCAAGGTGCTGCGCAACGCGTACGGAGCCAGCCCCGAGATGCAGGCGAAGGTGCGCCGTGCGATCGACGAGCTGGGCTACCGGCCGCACGCCGGGGCAAGAGGGCTGCGCGGGAAGACGTACACCATCGGCGTCATGCTGCCCGACATCCGCAACCCGTTCTTCCCCGAGGTCCTCGACGGCATCACGCATACGCTCCAGGACACCGAGTACCAGGTGCTCCTGGGACCCGGCGACTGCGGCGAGAAGGGGGAGGCCCGGGTCACCGAGGCCCTGATCGACCGCGGCATGGACGGCCTGATCCTGGTCGCGCCCCTGGCGTCACGCAAGCGTCTCGACGAGGTGGCCTCCGCCGTTCCGACCGTGATCGTGGGCCGGCACGGATCCTCTCCGGCGTACGACACGGTGGCGGACGACGACGTCGAGGGCGCCTCCTTGGTCGTCGGCCACCTCGCCGCTCTGGGACATCGGCGCATCGCCCACATCGAGCACCTCGAGACCGACCCGACGCGCCTCGCGGAGATGCCCAACGCCCGTCGCGCCGACGGCTACCGGCAGGCCATGCGAGCCCACGGCCTCGAGGAGTGCATCGATGTCGTGTCCACCAGCTACACCCAGGAGGGCGGCTACCGGGGCGCGAAAGAACTGCTGGAACGCCAACGCCCGCAGCGGCCGACAGCCGTCTTCGCCGGAGCGGACGTCGTGGCGATGGGCGCGCTGGAGGCGATCACCGAAGCCGGGCTGTCCGTCCCCGACGACATCTCGGTGGCCGGCTACGACAACACCACCTTCGCCGCGTTCGGCCCGGTGTCGCTGACCAGCGTCGACCAGGCGGGCCACGAGATCGGCAGAACCGCCGCCCGCCTCCTCCTGGAACGGATCGCCGACCGCCACCGGCCCTCCGTCCAGGTCAGGCTGTCCCCCACGCTGGTGCCGCGCCGGACGACCGCTCGAGCGCCGGAGTAG
- a CDS encoding HAD family hydrolase, with amino-acid sequence MTVYRPLTPATPRDLLAPVLRDVRAVVFDTDGVITDSARVHAAAWKAAFDAYLRAHPPKDPERRRPFDVRDDYLRHVDGKSRLDGAAAFLAARGIETSPETVRAVAADKERRFVRRLREHGVDAYPGTIRLVCALRRAGVPRAAASASRHAGELLVRAGVRDLFDVLVDGGEAARLGLAGKPQPDLFLEAVRRLGVPAGRAAVVEDALAGVEAGRRGGFALVIGVDRTAAEDSGARLLRHGADIVVHDLEELCGGGAPK; translated from the coding sequence GTGACCGTGTACCGACCGCTCACCCCCGCCACGCCCCGCGACCTGCTCGCACCCGTGCTGCGGGATGTACGGGCCGTCGTTTTCGACACCGATGGCGTGATCACCGACTCGGCCCGGGTGCACGCGGCGGCATGGAAGGCGGCGTTCGACGCCTACCTGCGAGCGCACCCGCCCAAGGACCCCGAACGGCGCCGCCCGTTCGACGTGCGGGACGACTATCTGCGCCACGTGGACGGCAAGTCCCGCCTCGACGGCGCCGCCGCGTTCCTGGCCGCACGCGGCATCGAGACCTCGCCCGAGACGGTGCGTGCTGTAGCGGCGGACAAGGAGCGCCGGTTCGTGCGGCGGCTGCGCGAGCACGGTGTCGACGCCTATCCGGGGACCATACGGCTGGTGTGTGCCCTGCGCCGGGCGGGGGTACCCCGTGCGGCGGCCTCCGCGTCCCGGCACGCCGGTGAGCTGCTGGTCCGGGCCGGGGTACGTGATCTGTTCGACGTCCTCGTGGACGGTGGCGAGGCGGCCCGCCTTGGCCTGGCGGGCAAGCCGCAGCCGGACCTGTTCCTGGAGGCGGTGCGCCGGCTCGGCGTCCCGGCCGGCCGCGCGGCCGTGGTCGAGGACGCGCTGGCGGGTGTGGAGGCGGGCCGGCGCGGCGGGTTCGCCCTGGTGATCGGCGTGGACCGCACCGCCGCTGAGGACAGCGGGGCGCGGCTGCTGCGGCACGGCGCCGACATCGTCGTACACGATCTGGAAGAACTGTGCGGGGGAGGAGCGCCGAAGTGA